Sequence from the Mycobacterium florentinum genome:
ATCGCTGACACCACGCGGCCGCTGGCCATCGCCGTCCACGGTTTTCCGGACACTCCGCACACCTGGCGGCACCTCGGTCCGGTGCTCGCCGACCGCGGTTACCGAGTGGCGGCCCCCTGGCTGCCCGCCTATGACGCACCGGCGAGCGGGCCGGTCAGTGTCGGCACGTATGTGCGGCAGATCCGCGCCGTGCGCAAGGCGTTAAAGGCTGACGACCGAGCAATATTGATCGGCCATGATTGGGGCGCGCACGCTTCGTACGGACTGGTGGCTACCGATCCGACCGCCTTTAGCCGGCTGGTGACATTGGCGGTGCCGCCATCGGCGGCGCTGGCGGAGTCGATGTTCAGCTATCCCCAGCTCAAGCGGTCGTTCTACATCTGGCTCATCCAGCAGGTGGGACTGGCCGAGACGCTGGTGCTCGCACCAGGGTTCTGGGAGTCGTTATGGGCGGATTGGTCGCCGGGATACGATGCCCACCAAGATATTTCGTGGCTACGCGAACACGTCACCGCCGAGAACATCGCCGGGGTGATCGGTCCCTACCGCGCCACATTCAACCCCGAGTTCGCCGACCCCCAAGCGGAAGCGGAAGCCGCGGCCACGCTGGTCCCGCCCTCGATCCCCACCCTGTACCTGCACGGCACCAATGACGGCGGGCTGGGCGCGGAGGTCGTCGCTGGCGCGGCCGAGTACCTACCGGCGCCTGGATCGTCATTCCAAATGATCGACGGTGTTGGCCATTTCCTGCATCTCGAGCAGCCCGACTTGATCGCCGAACGGATCTGCAGTTGGCTGGACGCTAAGCCGTCGCAGACCGCGACGCCTGGCGCCGTGGACTGATCCCGGCGGCATAGCGCAGCTCGGCGAGAAATCGTTCCCGGTCGTCAGCGCCAACCAGGTAGTGGCATACCGCAACTCGCACCACCGTCGCCGCGGCCAGATCGGCGTTGTCGCCGTCGATGAGCCGCTCGATGCGCCCGTGCAGGATCGGCATCACCCGCTTCATCTGGAACAGCACATGCTCGGGCTCGGTGTCGACCAGGAATCCCAGCGAGTAGGTGCGCTGGAAGTCGACCACGAATTGTAAAGCCGCATCTAGTCTTTCCACACCGCGCAGGCCCGCCATCGCCGAGGAAATGCCGGCATCGAAGTTGTCCTGCTCGTAGAGGCCGAACGCGTCGAGCAACGCCTCCGGAGGAAAGTACCGGTACAGCGTCGGCCGCGACACCTTGGCCTCGGCGGCCACTTCCGACAGCATCAACTTCTTGCGCCCGGCACGGGCCAGCACCACGAACGTGGCGGCCAGGATGCGCCGCCGGGTCGACTGCTCGGCGCTGGGTGGTACGCGGGTGGCCACACCGAGTACTTTACATCTTGAGGTCTAAATGTCACACTGCAAATCGTTACAGCCGGACCTTGAACGTCAACACGAGGCAGTCACCGATGACAGACCTGGTCGTCCGCAAGATGGCATTCCGGTTCGACGCGACCGTGCCGTTCCTATGGCAACCGGCCAATCCGCAGTTCGGGATCTTCTGCAACGCCTTCACTTTCATCGCGGTGCCGTTCGAGAAATACATCATCGCCGCACTGCGCCAGGCGCAGGACCGGCTCAGCACCGACCGGCCGTGGCCGAGGAGGCCGAGGCCTTCCTGCGGCAGGAGGCCCAGCACGCGGCCGCCCACCGCAAGCACATGATCGCGCTGATCGAGCAATACCCGGGCCTCGAACAGTGCTACGACGAAACGGTCGCGTCCTACAACGACCTGATCGCGACGCACCCGGTCGAGTTTCACGCCGCCTACATCGCCAACCTCGAAGCCACCTTCACGCCGATGTTCAAGGTGATCCTGGACCACCGGGACTCGCTGTTCGGCGGCGCCGACCCCCGGGTGGCCGCGCTGATGATGTGGCACTTCGTCGAGGAGATCGAGCACCGCAGCTCGGGGCTGAGGCTCTACCGCCATCTGATGCCGGATCCCTGGTATCGCGTCAGACACGTGCGCCAGACGTTCCGGCACGTCGGCGCCATCTCGGCCACGATCGCGAAGGCCATCGACGAACACGTTCCGCCGGCCGAGCGGGGCGCGTGCGCACAGGACGTCATGGAGTCGGCGCTGCGCAGCGAATTCCGGTACCGCATCGGCAAACGCTCCGGTCCGCCGCCGGCTCTCCACGCGGTGCCCAGCGCGCATCTGCTGAGGATGCTTTGGGGCCTGGCGCTGTCGCAGCTGCCTCACCACGATCCGGCCGACCAGCCGCTGCCCGCCTGGGCGGAAACCTGGATGCGCGAATACGACCGCGGCACCGATATGACGACCTTCGTTCCGAAAGGCTGAACGCTTGTGCTGTCCACCAACTACGGCGGTTTGGTCCCCGAAGACGAGCTCCTGACGCATCAGATCGTCGACACCTTCGCGACGGTGAGCCAGTCGGATCCGTCCTGGACCGAGAAGATCTGGAGCACGGCGCATGCGCGCGACAACTCGCTGCAGGTCGCGCTCGGCGTCGGGAAGTACACGAACAGAGGTGTTTTCGACGGCGCGGCGGGGGTGTGCCGCGGGACCGAGCAGTGGACCGTGCGCGGTGGTCGCCGGCTGTCCTCCGACCCGTCGGGCACCGAGGTCGGGCCGATTCACTACAGCGTGGTCGAGCCATTGAAATCGATCCGGATCCGGCTCGACAAGAACGAGCACGCACCGATCGCCTTCGACGTCGAGATGCGGGGCAGCTTTGCGCCGGCGTTGGAGGATCCGTGGCCCGACCGCAGTCCCGACGGATGCCGGGTCACGCATAATGTGTTGCGCTATCACCAGATTGGCGTGGCATCGGGCTGGGTCGAGCTGGACGGTGCGCGCACCGAGATCGTTCCCGACGAGTGGATCTCGATTCGCGATCACTCCTGGGGCTGCGTCCCGGCGTGGGCAAGCCCATCCCGGGCTGCCGCGCGGCGGTCGCCGCATCGACCAGATGTTCATGACATGGTGCCCGATGACGCTGACCCGGCCCGACGGCTCGGCCTACTCGCTGTTCGTATTCCTGCAGCAGGAAAAGGGCGACGGATTCGAATCCACCCGCTACCAAGCCGAGCAACAGAACGGCGACGGCACCGCCGTCCGATTCGCCGCCGTCGAGCAGGACCTGCACTTCGAGGACGCGAACCGGCGCCTCACGCATGGGACGATCACGCTCACCGAAAGCGACGGAACGAAGCGGCCGTTGACGATCACCGCCGCCGGGCCGACCGGGTTTCACCTCGGCACCGCGGGATACTACGGCTGGAACGACTGGGTTTACGGGCAGTGGGTCGGCGACTTGAAGGTCGAGGGATACCACACGCCGAACTGCGACCATCCCGAAACCGCCCGCAAGGTGCACCAGCTGCGGGACCTGCTGGTGCGGGTCGAAGATCCCGTCGGCGGTGGAGTCGGGGTGGGCAACGCGGAGACGTTCGCGTTCGGCGCGATTCCCGAACTTGGCCTCAGCGCCGAGAATTCGTTCCTGTAAGGACACAGCCGGGCAAGGGCGACCCTAATGGCTCGGCGAAGTCGGGACACCGGCAGGGTCTTGATGCCGTGAATGAATTGCGACAGCAGTCGCGACGGCTTGCCGGTGACGGTGATGTCGGGGATTTCGCGGCGCAGTTCGTCGAAGACGACCCGGATCTCGCGTCGAGCCAGGTTGGCGCCCAGGCAGAAATGTGCGCCGCCGCCGCCGAAACCCAGATGCGGGTTGGGATTACGGGCGACGTCGAATGCCCACGGATTGTCGAACCGTGTTTCGTCGCGGTTGGCCGAGTTGTAGTACAGCGCAACCTTGTCGCCGGCGGCCATCTTGACGCCGCTCAACTCGAAGTCCTGAGTCAGGGTGCGGCGCATGTAGATCACCGGGGAGGCCCACCGCACGATCTCCTCGACCGCGGTCGGGGTCAGCTCGTCGAAGCGGGACCACCACTTGTCCCGCTGCTCGGGAAAGCGCGACAAGGCCAGCACGCCATGGCTGATCGCATTGCGGGTGGTCTCGTTGCCGGCCACCACCAGCAGAATGAAGAACGACGCGATCTCCTGGGAGGTGAGCCGGTCGCCGTCGACCTCGGCTTCGACCAGGGCGGTGGTCAGATCGTCGTGATGATTGGACCGGCGGTCCTCGGCCAGCGCGGTGGCGTAGGCGCCGATGTCCATCGACACCTGCATGAACTCCTCGAAGTCCAGCGTCAGATCGGGGTCGCCGAAACCGAGAATCACGTTGGTCCAGTGGAAGACTCGCTGATGGTCTTCCTCGGGAATCCCCATCATGTCGCAGATCACCTGCAGCGGCAGCGGCCCGGCGAGCTCGGTGACCAGGTCCGCCTCGCCGTCGGGATGGTTGGCCTCCAACGAGGTGACCAGCCGATGGGCCGCTCGCGCACCGAAGCCTCAATGCGGGCAACGACTTTCGGGGTGAAAGCCCTACTGACGATCGAGCGCAGCCGCTGGTGTCGCGGATCGTCGAGCACGATCATCGAGCCGAAGTACTCGGCCAATTCCGGTGTCTGGTCGTTGACCGTAATTCCGCCGGCGGAGCTGAAGATGTCGGGATGACGGCTGGCGAAGTGGACGTCGTCGAGCTTGGTCAGCGCCCAATACCCGTTGCCGGTCTCGAATCCTTCGAACTCGATCGGCGGCCAGAACGAGATCGGGGCCTCGCGGCGCAAGGTGGCGAAAACGGCGTCGCGGACGTCGTCGTTGCGGACCCAGAAGTCGAGCGATTCGAGATGGATATCGGCGAGCGGGATCTCGGGCGGGGGCGTCCCATTGGGACGCGTCACGAAGCCCGCGTCGAGGCTCATCAGTGCGCGCAGACGGTTCTGGCGGGCGCGCCCGTCGTCGCGGCGCTGACCAGGTTGCCGTCCATAAAATCTTGCAGGAGATGGGGCCCGGCCCACGGGCGCTGATCGTGAAGACCTGCCCGCCGAACGCGGTGAACT
This genomic interval carries:
- a CDS encoding alpha/beta fold hydrolase; translated protein: MAIDVPLTFGDIADTTRPLAIAVHGFPDTPHTWRHLGPVLADRGYRVAAPWLPAYDAPASGPVSVGTYVRQIRAVRKALKADDRAILIGHDWGAHASYGLVATDPTAFSRLVTLAVPPSAALAESMFSYPQLKRSFYIWLIQQVGLAETLVLAPGFWESLWADWSPGYDAHQDISWLREHVTAENIAGVIGPYRATFNPEFADPQAEAEAAATLVPPSIPTLYLHGTNDGGLGAEVVAGAAEYLPAPGSSFQMIDGVGHFLHLEQPDLIAERICSWLDAKPSQTATPGAVD
- a CDS encoding TetR/AcrR family transcriptional regulator, encoding MATRVPPSAEQSTRRRILAATFVVLARAGRKKLMLSEVAAEAKVSRPTLYRYFPPEALLDAFGLYEQDNFDAGISSAMAGLRGVERLDAALQFVVDFQRTYSLGFLVDTEPEHVLFQMKRVMPILHGRIERLIDGDNADLAAATVVRVAVCHYLVGADDRERFLAELRYAAGISPRRQASRSATA
- a CDS encoding metal-dependent hydrolase encodes the protein MAEEAEAFLRQEAQHAAAHRKHMIALIEQYPGLEQCYDETVASYNDLIATHPVEFHAAYIANLEATFTPMFKVILDHRDSLFGGADPRVAALMMWHFVEEIEHRSSGLRLYRHLMPDPWYRVRHVRQTFRHVGAISATIAKAIDEHVPPAERGACAQDVMESALRSEFRYRIGKRSGPPPALHAVPSAHLLRMLWGLALSQLPHHDPADQPLPAWAETWMREYDRGTDMTTFVPKG